The genomic DNA ACCGCACTTTTGCCGATGTATTAGATTTAATTCAGCCTGGCGATTTGGTGGTGTTTAATAATACCCGAGTAATTCCTGCTCGGATGTTCGGGCGAAAAACTAGCGGCGGAAAGCTTGAAGTGTTAGTTGAGCGTGTACTGAGTGAATCGCGTTTTTTAGCCCACGTACGTTCATCCAAAGCACCGAAAGCCGGGGCGGAATTGATTTTAGGTGAAGATAAACTGGGCGAAGGCAATGGTGTGAAAGCAATAATGCTTGGTCGCCAAGATAGCTTGTTTGAGATCGAAATAGCCGAAAAACAGACCGCACTTTTTGATGTGTTGCAGCAAATCGGGCATATGCCGTTGCCACCGTATATTGATCGCCCTGACGAGGAAGCAGATCAGGAACGTTACCAAACCGTCTATAACAAAGTGCCAGGTGCAGTGGCGGCACCGACGGCAGGTTTGCATTTTGATGATGAACTCTTGGCAAAATTGAAAGAAAAGGGTGTAAATTTTGCCTTCGTTACCTTGCACGTGGGCGCGGGAACATTCCAACCGGTTCGAGTAGAAAACATTGAAGATCACGTTATGCACGCAGAATATGTGGAAGTGCCACAGTCGGTTTGTGATGCTATTCTCACCACAAAACAAGCCGGCAAACGGGTCATTGCGGTCGGTACGACATCAGTTCGCTCGATTGAAAGCGCAGCATTAGCCGCAGAAGAAAAACAAAGTGCGGTGTTAATTGAACCTTATTTTTCCGACACATCTATTTTTATTTACCCAGG from Aggregatibacter aphrophilus ATCC 33389 includes the following:
- the queA gene encoding tRNA preQ1(34) S-adenosylmethionine ribosyltransferase-isomerase QueA, yielding MRVADFNFDLPDELIARYPKPERTASRLLQLNGENGEIFHRTFADVLDLIQPGDLVVFNNTRVIPARMFGRKTSGGKLEVLVERVLSESRFLAHVRSSKAPKAGAELILGEDKLGEGNGVKAIMLGRQDSLFEIEIAEKQTALFDVLQQIGHMPLPPYIDRPDEEADQERYQTVYNKVPGAVAAPTAGLHFDDELLAKLKEKGVNFAFVTLHVGAGTFQPVRVENIEDHVMHAEYVEVPQSVCDAILTTKQAGKRVIAVGTTSVRSIESAALAAEEKQSAVLIEPYFSDTSIFIYPGKKFRIVDCLITNFHLPESTLIMLVSAFAGFSHTMNAYKSAVENRYRFFSYGDAMFINKNPNVKGLE